AAATGTGCGAGAGTATGAAACATGAAAGATGTGAGAAGATAAATCAGGGCAAGACACTCTGCAACTATGAGTGTAAATTAAAAGCACGAAGGGAGCAGAATAGTAGAAGATAGGTGAGAGCAAGCTTTAATAAAGAGAtcgaaagagaggaaaaaaaatgaggcatcaaaattgtgtgtttttgaggaaGACGAGTGAATGACGAAGCATGTATAGTTCAGTGGTTTCCACATAGGAGGTTGTGTACTCTGGCACGGACTGTCCCATGCACTTCACTTGGGACTCtttatgactctgtgtgtgtgtgagtgcatgtggaTGTCAGGAAAGGTGTCTCACAACCCACACTGGAAAGAATCAGGCTgtggtcaccatggcaacaaacaGGAAACGGTGCAcaagtttttatgcagctgagcCCGGTCACCCTGACagttctctctttcctcctgtgtgGCCGCTCCATTCTTCAAAAGACAAACATCCAGCTGGACCATGGCTAAAAGTGGACAAAAGGAGCTCAGAAACTTAAGGAGAGTGGTGTATTTCAGCCTCTCGGTTTTGGGACGTGTACCGCATTTTGTGAAGGCTGCAAGTGGGCTCAGTCTGAGCAGTGTCATCATATCAGCTTACACTTGGCAAAACCACCTCTACCCAAAACCACTGGGCTCTGAGTCCCAGTTTGCCTCACATTCACAATTataattcttttcttttgtccagCTGGTGTTGGTCCTACCTAAGATTAAGCTCAGCCCTTGTTAACGCCAGCTCCATGTACATGCTTGCTTTTAGCTGAAAATTTACAGACCTATAAAATCGTTTTGTTTAGCCTCTACTAGTATACATTTGGCATTCCTCTCAAGTCAAAAATGAGTCACTGGTATTTCAAATAGAGGTGATTCACTCATTCCTCACTTGGATTCTGCAACAGGCTTCTCTGGCATTGTTTTTACCGGCTAATGCTGTTGCCAATACTGTCTTGACGCATACTTTCTGTTGCACAAACCAGAAGCAGAAGAATACTTCTCCCTGTGCTGTCTCAGTAGCTGTTTGCAATCCTTCAGCTGCTAATGTGAGCACAGCTCTTCTTACTTTCTTTGGAGAAATGTGTTGAACTGAGATCCATCATGTTTTCCAGCTCGATTTTACATAAGTGGTGTTCAGAGACAGTTGGAAAAATAACATTGACCGCCAGCCTAATTCTGGTGAGTTCCTGTAAGCCAGTGAGCGCCTGTTCTACCACCCACTTGGTCAGACGTTTTGCACAGTTTAACTTGTAGAAAGGCTGTTTATTGGAGTGTgatatgtaaaaacaaaacttaagcACAGCAGAGCTTAGAGATAAATGTTAACATCAGTGTGCTAACATGCCCGCTATTACAATGCGAATATGCTGAAGTTTTGCAGGTATGTTCGCCATCTTAGCCTGTTAGCACGCTGACATTTGCTACTTTCCATTAAACGCAAAGTGCAGCAaaggctgatgggaatatcACAAGTTGTGCAGATGTTAAAACAACGTTGtggaaaaaatacaattttgacctgatgatgttGTGAGAGGAAACATCAGGGAATGACCAGAGTCTtggattcatcatctggggagcatttaaacaacacaacactggtGTCATACTTAAAGAAGACTGTCCAGCATCTCATCTGATTAatactgtctttcttttcttcctctctgtctttcttctttccttcttcttttctttctttctgtctagGTATCAGTATTACCTGCAGGTGAAGAAGGAGGTGCTGGATGGACGTCTCCACTGCTCAGTAGAGCAGGGGATCAGACTAGCAGGCCTAGCAGTACAAGGtaacacacacccacccacacaaacacacacatgcgtgaACAAACATCTCATGTGAATAATCtaccagagggagacagacagcacaagagagagagagtgagcacaAACTCACACTTTCTCAGGTCATCTTGACTTCACTACCTAATATGGCTGCATACCATTGGGAGAGCCCAGTCCACTTGAGTTCCTATGGTATCAgtcttaacacacacaaacctcactCCATCTTCTCGGTCCTGTTCCTGGgtgctgtctgtgtctcagggGGAATGTAAACAGACAGTTAGCTTATCTCTAGCGCCAAGGTTAGCCTCTGTAGCATCAGGAAGACTCTTATCTGTCGGGAGGCAAGAATCCTCCGCTGCACCTCCTTTGGTCCgacaaacagcagaacagtACTTAGGATGCACTTACAGGCCCTAGCTGGAAGCCTGAGCATGTTATGGAGATGGTgttttatttgcaatataataAGATTAATTAGCTAGTTAAGCTACTGGTGGAGACATACCCATGAAAATGGGCTGATGTTTTTTGTctaaaatattattaatatatatatatatgtctgtgtgtgtgtttgtgtttattagCTGACTTTGGAGACTTCACTCAGTTCTTGTCTCAGGACTTCCTCAGGGAGTACGTGCTCTTCCCAGTGGTGAGTCCTCAAACCTTCACTGTTCAAATAtaagttgtgtgtctgtgtgtgtgcgtgtttctgtTGCCTGAAGGCACACATTCTTGTGTCACCTGTgtacctcctccctctgtgtacCTGATTGACAGTCAGAAAATGAGCACGAATGTGAGTGTATGGAGATAAAGATCTTGTTGATACCAAATGTGTTATGTTAATGAGACACTATTTTATTACTGACACTATtagacagtttttattttatcacactCCTGATTACACTTGAGCTACAAAACAGTTGACAGGGTTTTGGAGAACGAGAGTAAGTGATGTGTTAGGACATAACACCTTACTTTTTCTATCTCGTTCTGCCTCCTAATGTTTTACttacttctcttttctctcagaaCTGGCTTAATGGAGAGGAGGTGCTGGAGGAGTGGACCCAGAAAGTCGCTGAGGAGCACAAGAGTCACTGGTACCGTTGGCGTcatttgttcagtgtttgaaCATGTGTACACGTGGAAAATGACTTAGAGACAGTGACATTCCTGGTACCTATATTTGTACGTCTGTATTTTCCAGTCGAATGCAGGCCGCTGAAGCAGAGCTGCTGTACATCAAGGAGGTGGAGAAACTGGATGGTTTTGGCCAGGAGAGCTTTGCTGCTAAGGTGGATAAATTACATATCAAGCctcctacacagacacacacacacactcaggtctACAGAGTAGCCGGTTTCTTTGATAGTGAGAGGacttaaatgtttgtttgtgattttcattcttctttcaCAGGACAACTACACCAACGATATTTTCATTGGTGTCTCCTTCATCGGTGTGTTTGTCAAACACAGAAATGGCAGATCCATCATGCTCCACAAGTAAGTTgcctttttgtattttctttctatTGTTGTCGCCTAAATGTAGTTTGATCCCATTTGTGAGCATGAGATAGTAGTGATAATACAAATCAATGAATATGCAAGAAGATATCAGACATTTTGTGTGGGAAAATTCAAtccttgtgtgtgcatttttgtgtatgtgtgtgttgctgtgtgtgtgtgtgtgacaggtggaAGGACATTGGTACCATAGCGCACAACAAGTCAGCCATCACAGTGGAGATAACAAGCAGAGACGACACCATCGCTTTTCACATGGTGAGTGTTGTGTCTGAAAGTGGTCTcagcacatacagacacacatgctttgTTCAAGGTTCCTAGTGGGAAgcgcaacaaaaaaaaaaaacgcacaaaCACATTCCTAGATATCCCTGCACAGAGATAAAAACGGGGGCAaatttgttcttgttcttcctATAAATACAACTGTTGTGTTAACTTTAAATATCaatgtttttccttctgtgtttgtacatgCAGGAGGATATGGAAATGGCCAAGTACATCGCCCGTCTTTTCACGGCCAGACACAAAttctacaaacaaaacaagatctgCGCAGAGTGAGTCTCAAGGCCACACAGAGAAACCGGCTGAAGGCCATTAGAACGTTTAAATCCTGTATTATCTGTCATTTAATTTTCCCAATCGAGTTCGACAACCTTTTGAAGGTTATGTAAAAAATGCAATACTAAAACAAATTGTATAACAATACAGAGATCGCAGTGCTTTTAGTTTGTGAATCATCTTCTGTGTTGTCACTTgatgcctctctttctctgtaggCCCACTCACTCACCTGCACCAATCAGGAGGAGGCCCACCTGGCCCCACCGCCTCTCTCTGGTACCGTCAGAAGCATTTGCTCTCTTTGATATGATTTGATATCTCTGGTTGTTGCTCAGTGGTTGGACACAGTCTTGTTTATTATTGCCTCTGGCCTGTATAAATGAGATCAGAAgccaggagacagagggagaatttgggagggaaaaaaagaaactgacgTGGTTAGAGATTTGACCCTGCTCTCCCACTCAGGGCAGCTCTTAATTGTGCCATGGAGCCTTGGTTTTAACATGCGTTGCTGGTGTGGTGGGTGTTGTTGGAAAGTTTGCAAGGGTGTTGCTTGGTCTGATTTCCGGTGCGACAATGAAGGCAGTGATTTGTGCGTCCCCCTCCCTGCTGGCCAGACAATGGCTCGGCTAAATGTGGCACAATAGCTGTTCAGTCAGTCCACTCGAGTGCTcagatgtctgtctgaagaACCACAGGCATTGGCGGTTGACAGCTCCACGGCCCTAGAGTATGCCTGAGTCAGTCACGGTCACCTGttgtgtagatgtgttaaaatagaaacaaacagaaacacaaagtgaagAAATGGTTTTACCATTTACCATTACAGCCCATGTCATGTCAAGAAAATTAAACTCGCTGAAAATCATTTTTGCTCAGGAAAGTTTGTGACATTATAAGGTTTATTTGGAGGCATAAAAATTAATTACATCTTCTTAACTCTGTGGcattaaatgtgtttcttcCTTCAGTCACGTCCCCAGTCCTGTAACTTTCAGTCAATGCAGTATGGAGAGCATTATCAGGACACACAGAGCTCCCAAGGTACgtgtaaaacacagacacacacagacaaacacaaacacattttgagtaAGTCTCAGCCCCTCCAGCTCACTGCTTTAGCCGCAGTGTGATTTAAGATTTCTGTCTCCCTCATAATAACTGAGGCATTTGAATGGAGCTAATTGTGTCTTTCCCATCCGGCGTGTGACTCACAGCCCAATTGTATTTTAACAGTCTCCCAGCCAATTAGAGCCCAACGTTAGGGGTGCAGAGCAGTGACCTCATTTGTGCTTCACTCTTTCATTGACTTGTTCACACACTCAGTCTGCCTTATAATCCAAAGAGCTTCAGTCATGTCGGCGTGACAGTAAAACAGAGCATGTGGAAAAACATTCTGGGTGTGCTACTATGCGTGGGTGTGAAATCATTCTGGAGCGTGACCTCAGGCATCACACTCcgtttgtgtggacacagattATGTGTATCTGCCAGCTTGTGGGCTTGAGATAGTTTCACACGAGATGAGAGAATGTTCTATTTGTCAAACAAAGAGCAATAACATGGATACCACTGTCCTCTTTATTATGGTGGGAAGAAAAAGATTCCAAATCTGTACTGTTCTATGCTGGTTAACAACTGGGAGAaaaattttcacagtttttctaAGTTGGTTGGGACTGTAACCAGAAAAAACTGTCCTTATGTCCTTATTATTTTGTCCTTATTAATTTATTCTTCCTTACTCTTTTGCTTTTTAGACAGCATCTTCCATGATGACCCCTACTACAAGTCAGAAACCAGTCTGGACCGCTGCCCGGTGGAATTCCCTTTCAGAAATGGTACTGTGCCCAATGGCAGCATGTACAGCAGCCCCAGCATGAGCTCCCTCAATCATTCTCAGACATTCGTCCCGCCTTCGCCCATATCCTCCAACCTCAGCATCCCCGGCAGTGAGCTCATGCGCCCTGACTACATCCCTAGCCACCGTCACAGCGCCATTATTGCTCCGTCCTACCGGCCCACACCTGAGTACGATGCTGTCATGCGGCAGAAGCGGCGCATGCTCCCCGCTCACCATGATCTCCACAGCCAATCGCTGCGCAGTCTGAACATCAGTAATGCCTGTGCTTATCGCCAGCCTGAAGCTTTGGTGTACAGCCAGCCAGAGATGAGGGAGAGGGGCCCTTATCATGGACTGGGGCCCAGCCCTGGCCCTTACACGCCTCAGGTGGAGTTGGATTCTTTGAATATTGtactacttttgttttttagcttcttgctcttttcttttatatatgtatttatttctatttttcgTGACTTTGCAGATCAGCTACAGTAAGCCAGTGTCCCACAGCCCTCATCAGGGAGGACCAGCCAGCAGCCAGGGCCCATGTCATTCACCCTGTGTAAATGGTGGCGgtggcagcagtggaggaggaggtgtagGAAGCTCCATCTCTCACACTGTCAGCACACCTGAGTTGGCGAATACCAAACAGCAGGGGACCAATGCGGGAAGCTACGCAGCTACAGCCAACATGCTGAGAAACCACATGCTgcgccctcctccaccttaCCCTTCCAGCTCCTTCCGCCCAGCCACCAGTACCCCTGACTTGGCCAGCCACCGTCACCGCTGCATCGGGGGCAGCAGTCCCGAGCTGGTTACCCGCATGGTGCAGCTGTCGGTTAAGACCTTCCAGCCGGACAGCTCAGCTGTTGTGCACCAGTCCCTGCAGGAAGTAAGTGAACCGTTAACTGCAGCTGCTAAGCACCGCTCCACTCTGGGCAAGAGACACAGTATGGAGGTGATCAGCAgcatgagaggaggagggttgGAGGGCATGGTGATGAAGGGCATGAATGCTCCGCTTCATCGGAGGAACACTCTCAGAGAGCATGTGATGCCGCCTCAGCCTCAGTCCATTCCTCAGCCCCAAGCCCCTCAGTCACAACCGCCGCAGCCCCAGCCTCCACCTCAGCAGCCAAAGGAGTTGCCCATGCAGGTGCCTGCCCAGAAAGCACCTGAGACTTCTGCAGCGCCACCTGCAGCGGTGGCCTACCAGCATCAAAAGACTCTTTCTAATGCTACCATGCTCATACACAGTAGtgaaagtgaagaagaagaggaggaggaagaggagagaccTGAGCTGGATGTTCAAATCCCGGGTCTCAACGAGGACATCAGCATCAGCGCTCAGCTCCAGGCTGCTCTGGCAAAACTGCCCAATAAACCACCTCCAGAGTACCCTGGTCCTCCTAGACCTCCCAGCAATGCTCAGATCCGCAACCACACCCACAATCACAACCTCACTCATCACCACAACCACAATCAAGGACCACAGAGCAACCAGGGACCAATGGACCCAAACCAAGCCCAGGGCCGAGCTCTCAAAACTGGGCAGAGCCAGGGTGGTGGCGGGCCTGGAGGAGGTTGTGGTGCAGGTGCTGGTGGGACGCTGACCCGAGGGGACCAGGGTGGGGTGAATGGAGCAGTTTTGGGTCCATCCATCTCAGAACCGGACCTGACCAGTGTGAaggagagggtgaggaaggAGCCGGTCAAAGAGAGGCCTGTGTCAGAGATGTTCTCTTTGGAAGACAGCATAGTGGAGAGAGAAATTGCTCAAAGGGTAAGATAATCATTCAGTAATTCAACTACTTATGTCTTGACACCCCttaattcattgtttaatttatGCCGGtgtcaacatatttttttaataatacatgTTATTtattagtgctgaaatgatcaGTTGGCTAATCAgttagtcaatcaacagaaaatgatttaacaaaaatatttacagtccgacttttcaaatgtgagaattttctacttttctttgAGTCAGATGATTGTAGATTGTATATATTTGTAATCTATATAgaatatctttgagttttggactgaaTTTGAAGATGTCAGCTTGGGCTCTGATACATTTTGATAAACCAACCGACTGAATTTAAACTGATCTGTAAAAGTAATTCAGCAGAAATGTCAGAACACCAGCCTGTTCTGGATAAAATTGTCCTCCATCCTGGTACAGTTTTAAATGTTACAGTCTGTTGTTTTGCTTGCTAGTTTCATTGCTACTGATTAGCAGTAATCCAGCAATCCACCTGAGAGGGTAGCACTAGTCTCTGAGTCTCCCCATGCAGCTAATACCCTTATAAATCCCTCAGATTATTCTTTGGGTAGCTTGTGTAGCTCGACTCTTTGTTAAGGCGCAAACATTTGACACAGCGCCATTAGTCCAGGTATAAATTAAATCATATAATCGCCTCGCTTGGTTGTGATAAAACCTCTCTGTTCAAGGTTGACCAGGTGTGGACGGCTGTTTATAGTGTGATTGGAGCTCATAAAATTCCACAAAACGTTTTTTGAATTGCGACCATCCAAAACTCCCAAGCTAATATCTCTCATTCGTACCAGGTGGTTTATCTCATACATAGAAGGTACCCCCGGTGACCCCCAAGCTGTTGTTTTGGCTGTCCCACAGGGAATAAGGGGAGTTGGAGAGGGGAAGGGTGGAGCTGTCCTGGAGGTTTAATAGCATCAGAGATTAGGAGAGGTAATCCTTGGAGGAAGGAGGGACCGTGCAATGTGGGTCAGAGTTTGGTAGACCGAAAAGGAGTCAGggtgacagagagagtgtgtgttctgCAAAGAATAGGAGGCTGGAGAGGAAGGTGGGAATAAACAAAgggatgaaagaatgaaaaatatgTGAGAAAGGACAAAACAAGGATGAAAGGAAAAGTTGAAGGCAACAAGTAGATAAGAAGGTACAAGTCTGCTCTTAATAGGCTTTATATACGAGGCTTGTTAGTTCACACCTTTGGACGGAACACAAGGGGACTGGTACGGCCAAGTTTGCCCTACAAacaggacatacacacacacatgcacgtgcacGTCAGATTCCCCCCGCCCACTTTCTCCATACGCACACGTGTGCGCACACTGTACTCAGGCCAAGGCAGGTCAGTCAGTCTTGCAATGCTGCCGGTACCTGTGACCATGACACCGGGATTTTCCTCTCTCTTGAAGACGCTGGAAAGACAGAAGATGTCTGTGGACTCCATGAAGAGACCGCTGATGATGGCCGCCCTCAATGGCCTCTACGTGGCCCGAGTGCCTGTCCCCAAGAGTTCGGCAGAGGAAGGCGCCAAGGCTTCTACTGACGAACGAGTAAGATGCTCCCTCATGCTCTAGATACGTTGTGTCGAGTTGTTTGAGTCTGTGAGAGTTTCTGACTTTAACTGTGGATTATGAAAATCATAGATTTccttttttgcttgtttttcagTTAGACTATGAACTATCGATTGATGGGTAAAAAATGACAGTTGGAATCATTTCAAGCCCTTTATAATAATGTGAAAATTGTAGGTTTAGTCAAataaattcttttaattttatgatATTGTAGATATAACACAAGCTTTTTTAGAGCTTCTTTTCTGCTCACAATTGCtctaaaaatgtaaagaaattcagaaagaaaatataatcGCACCAGATTTATATAGCTTCTTCTAATCTGGATTAAGAGTCCTTTCATTTAATAAGAAGAATTTCAAAACTTTCAAGCCCAAATTTTACttgtacaaaatgtatttgcatgaTTTTGGAAGATCAAGATTATTGCAGGACCTTTTAAACAGTTTGTCTTATAGTTGTCACGATAAAACTCAAAAACGGTCTCTGCTAATCACATTAATTTAATGAATTACATTTCCCCTGTACTGTCTGTTTGTTCCCTTTTGAGTGCAGAGATGTGAAGCCCGGCCTTTGTCCCTACTGTTGCTAAGCTAACGGGGGCAAGCCCTAAGTGGGCTGTGGAACGCGTGGCATGGTGGTGCTTATCGCCTCTGGGCCCGCTGGTATGTTAAGAATGTGACCcgagagagagtgagcgagccgcagagacagagggatagaaagagagagagagagagacagagatgctgcTCTCTCAAACATGACGGGCCTAATAAACACGTACCCCCACCAGGATGAATACCACCGCTGCATACCCTGCTCTTTTTACAGCTGTGTTGATGCATTAAACATGCTTTGAGTGCTTGAAGTCAGTATTCAGTTGTGAGTTAAGAAATGTGGACGTATATTATAATGAGATTTCTGGATTCTCCCAGTCTGAATAGTCTCTTAGGTATGGTGGAATGTAAACGGATAAAAGCCTTTTTGGGGGACTGAAAGAGAAACCTCTGAATGATGTGTTGCTTGGTATTCAAAGACTaacaccccctcctctcttccttcctttctttctctctgtctctccagtgTAAGACCTTGGAGTTGAAGCTGGAAGAGGAGCGGGTCTTCACTGAGTATGAGCAGGTGCCCAAGAAGAGGGCAAATTGTGTTCTCACCACAGCAACTCTGCCCGAAAACACAGAGCGCAACCGTTTCCGTGACGTTGTTCCTTACGAAGAGAACCGGGTCGAGCTTGTGCCCAACAAGGAGAACAACACAGGCTACATTAATGCCTCGCATATCAAGGTGTGCACCAGGGATCCAATgtgtaaaagttttaaaaaggaATTATGGGATAATTTTTATGATCAAGACTTTCATGTAACTAATTTGATACCCTTTCTACATTTCGCATACAGTATACAATCCTGTGAAAACTATGTATCTCCAGAATATTATCACTGTGAACATAGAGCATGCTGAATTTAAAATCAGACTTTgtcagttttcagtgtgaatGTATATACAGAAGAATAATGATATagactggggaaaaaaaaagtcaaacttggagataaaatatttcacaaagtgctttataaGATTCAAGCTTATGTGTATGGCTCTTAATCATAGTAACGGTCTCAGAGTGCTTTGCAAAGAGCGAATCATACaacttaaattaaaacaaagggTATAAACTTGATACATTCAGCTCTCTGCTAGTCTTTGTTGTGGTCATTTCTAAGCAGGGAATGGCTCGGAGGAAAAGGATGAAAGGCAGCTATTGAAGGCTGTTTGGGCCTTTAAGCTCACAGAGCTTGTGGAATTCCCAAAGAATGTGGTCCAAACTCCAAACCCTCTTAAGTCAACCTGAGCTGCTCTCACTAGCCCTCTATTCATGCTTAGTTGCAAACAGTGTGTGCGTACAagcttgtgtgtatgcatgagtttgcattttgtgtgtatgcctAATTGTGGTCCGGTGCGAAACTGCGATCACCACACTGAATCGCTGCCTATCACGGTGTAACCCTCTTACCCCCCGCTCCCCCATCACTTAAGGTAGCTGCCGCAGAACAAAAGGCCTTGTTTATTCCCCATCCATCTCCtaatgctgtgtttacagtcacAAGGTGGCCTGAGGAATCAGCTGGGACATGCTCATTATGTAATGGCACTATGAAGTCTCTGTGGTTGCCGTGTATCGGAGATGGGAAGTGTTTCAGTGCTGTGTGGCCTTCTGAGTTTTAATGAGGGAAAGCACACCAAAGTTAGACGAGAGGTGCTGATAGTTTtataaatgagagaaaacaggtCCCACAGTAGACACACATTAAAAAGGTGTTTATACTGCCCCCCTGTGGTGGATGAGATTATTGTCTTTGTCTTCAATGAGCtgcaaatgcatttattttaaaatataaaaaaaatctttgggcTAAAATGGGGCTTTTGATTTGTATTTGGCTTagatttagttttagtttttttagtgTGACTGTGTTTACAGGCTGATTCGTGTTTGCACTGCAGTCACTATGATCTGCCTGTGCGCTAATTGattgtttatgtatgtatgtgtgcgttttcCCAGGTGATGATCAGGGGGGAGGAGTGGCACTACATTGCCACCCAGGGCCCGCTAGCCAACACC
This genomic stretch from Toxotes jaculatrix isolate fToxJac2 chromosome 19, fToxJac2.pri, whole genome shotgun sequence harbors:
- the LOC121199395 gene encoding tyrosine-protein phosphatase non-receptor type 14-like is translated as MPFRLKLRRTRRYNVLSKNYFVTRIRLLDSNVIECTLSVESTGQECLEAVAQRLELRETHFFGLWFHGKTQAPAHRWVELEKPLKKQLDKFGNEPLLFFGVMFYVPSVSRLEQEATRYQYYLQVKKEVLDGRLHCSVEQGIRLAGLAVQADFGDFTQFLSQDFLREYVLFPVNWLNGEEVLEEWTQKVAEEHKSHCRMQAAEAELLYIKEVEKLDGFGQESFAAKDNYTNDIFIGVSFIGVFVKHRNGRSIMLHKWKDIGTIAHNKSAITVEITSRDDTIAFHMEDMEMAKYIARLFTARHKFYKQNKICAEPTHSPAPIRRRPTWPHRLSLSRPQSCNFQSMQYGEHYQDTQSSQDSIFHDDPYYKSETSLDRCPVEFPFRNGTVPNGSMYSSPSMSSLNHSQTFVPPSPISSNLSIPGSELMRPDYIPSHRHSAIIAPSYRPTPEYDAVMRQKRRMLPAHHDLHSQSLRSLNISNACAYRQPEALVYSQPEMRERGPYHGLGPSPGPYTPQISYSKPVSHSPHQGGPASSQGPCHSPCVNGGGGSSGGGGVGSSISHTVSTPELANTKQQGTNAGSYAATANMLRNHMLRPPPPYPSSSFRPATSTPDLASHRHRCIGGSSPELVTRMVQLSVKTFQPDSSAVVHQSLQEVSEPLTAAAKHRSTLGKRHSMEVISSMRGGGLEGMVMKGMNAPLHRRNTLREHVMPPQPQSIPQPQAPQSQPPQPQPPPQQPKELPMQVPAQKAPETSAAPPAAVAYQHQKTLSNATMLIHSSESEEEEEEEEERPELDVQIPGLNEDISISAQLQAALAKLPNKPPPEYPGPPRPPSNAQIRNHTHNHNLTHHHNHNQGPQSNQGPMDPNQAQGRALKTGQSQGGGGPGGGCGAGAGGTLTRGDQGGVNGAVLGPSISEPDLTSVKERVRKEPVKERPVSEMFSLEDSIVEREIAQRTLERQKMSVDSMKRPLMMAALNGLYVARVPVPKSSAEEGAKASTDERCKTLELKLEEERVFTEYEQVPKKRANCVLTTATLPENTERNRFRDVVPYEENRVELVPNKENNTGYINASHIKVMIRGEEWHYIATQGPLANTCADFWQMVWEQGVSVIAMVTAEEEGGRSKSHRYWPKLGSKHNSATHGKFKVTTKFRTDSGCYATTGLKVKHLLSGQERTVWHLQYTDWPEQGCPEYVVGFISYLEEIQSVRRHTNSMLDTSKSLNPPVVVHCSAGVGRTGVVILTELMISCLEHNEPMEVPTMLSELRQQRMLMVQTISQYKFVYQVLIQFLKSSRLI